In one window of Zygosaccharomyces rouxii strain CBS732 chromosome E complete sequence DNA:
- the CSI1 gene encoding Csi1p (weakly similar to uniprot|Q04368 Saccharomyces cerevisiae YMR025W CSI1 Subunit of the Cop9 signalosome which is required for deneddylation or removal of the ubiquitin-like protein Rub1p from Cdc53p (cullin) involved in adaptation to pheromone signaling) translates to MDSVKLHELLLLEVNYQYESRSVGDTTRPPLCLLLLGLPLDDHEKFEIQRSIAIPLRLQVINDQDGQFVYDLDQVTRRIKLARETNPQLQLCGIMVVNDQIYDYEKPIESLMQHFEGQIEYLFTYKPDSNAEMGRKLNGFSLLPQRQRIGYRLIHGKVNIETQKIDASINSSLPEISDRQRMDQELSFVQKLTQEIDKMIRYLDLAQPSDAVLRKISMLVSQLKRGPTTDIEEMIMNKEGEINALRTICEQWEMGVELGD, encoded by the coding sequence ATGGATTCTGTTAAATTACATGAGCTATTACTTCTAGAAGTCAACTACCAATATGAGAGTCGATCTGTTGGTGATACCACGAGGCCACCTTTATGTCTACTGCTTTTGGGACTACCTTTAGATGACCACGAGAAGTTTGAAATCCaaagatcaattgcaattccACTACGGCTGCAAGTGATTAACGATCAAGACGGTCAATTTGTGTATGATCTAGATCAAGTTACCAGAAGAATTAAGCTTGCCAGGGAGACGAATCCCCAATTACAACTATGTGGGATAATGGTGGTTAACGATCAAATATATGATTATGAGAAACCCATTGAGAGTTTAATGCAACATTTCGAAGGCCAAATTGAGTATTTATTTACCTATAAACCTGATTCAAATGCAGAAATGGGTCGCAAATTGAATGGATTCAGTCTTTTACCACAGAGACAACGAATTGGGTATCGATTAATACACGGTAAAGTGAACATCGAAACTCAGAAGATTGACGCCAGTATAAATTCCTCTTTACCTGAGATTTCCGATAGACAGCGTATGGACCAAGAATTGTCATTTGTTCAAAAGCTAACTCAAGAAATTGACAAAATGATTCGCTACTTGGATCTTGCCCAACCGTCAGATGCAGTGCTGAGAAAGATATCGATGCTAGTCTCACAATTGAAGAGAGGCCCTACAACTGACATTGAAGAAATGATTATGAAtaaagaaggtgaaattaaTGCGCTGCGCACCATTTGTGAACAATGGGAAATGGGGGTCGAACTGGGTGATTAG
- the PEX12 gene encoding ubiquitin-protein ligase peroxin 12 (similar to uniprot|Q04370 Saccharomyces cerevisiae YMR026C PEX12 RING-finger peroxisomal membrane peroxin that plays an essential role in peroxisome biogenesis and peroxisomal matrix protein import forms translocation subcomplex with Pex2p and Pex10p), which produces MSFYSNLPTSEVSSSLYPTIFEIVSSQEIDALLPASVRYILTNYWIARHPNKITLAINNYFQEWFQVLLKGIVEWHHIKEYNSTFVDRFYGLQRFNCSNEVLVRKQAKNNNTKVWPPGLQFTKGQKRVVFIQKVIVPYLKDRLDELESKWVAQSTFQEQRNDKRNLIRRFVTHVYPVFKKSWYLLDLFTKLLFLAGRIGSVSFLEYLFKIEYTRAVLPLSGGDARPKSVSQANRPQRQNLYALVSRFQRILANVGNTSAYLGSQFFPAFIFMLRVYQWWTTQDLGAKLQRKLNDIDKDIPRTNNKTDGKGKSTGTDCPICHQRIQNACVLETGYAACYPCALDHLTNNEGKCPVTGKKLLGCTYDKELQKWKVVTGVRKLLI; this is translated from the coding sequence ATGAGTTTCTATTCGAATTTACCAACGAGTGAGGTATCGTCCTCACTCTATCCAACCATATTTGAAATCGTATCGTCACAGGAGATAGATGCTCTTCTACCGGCTTCTGTAAGGTACATCTTAACCAACTACTGGATTGCAAGACATCCCAATAAGATAACTCTGGCGATAAACAACTATTTTCAAGAATGGTTCCAAGTGCTATTGAAAGGAATTGTGGAGTGGCATCATATCAAAGAGTACAACTCGACGTTTGTAGACAGGTTTTACGGATTACAGCGGTTTAACTGTTCAAACGAGGTTCTAGTGAGAAAACAGGCAAAAAACAATAACACAAAGGTTTGGCCCCCTGGGTTGCAATTTACCAAGGGTCAAAAGAGGGTTGTGTTCATACAGAAGGTTATAGTGCCCTATTTGAAAGACAGATTGGACGAGTTGGAGTCAAAATGGGTTGCGCAGTCGACGTTCCAAGAGCAACGTAATGACAAGAGAAATTTGATTAGAAGATTCGTCACGCATGTCTATCCAGTGTTCAAAAAAAGCTGGTATCTCTTGgatcttttcaccaaattgcTGTTCCTAGCAGGTAGGATTGGATCCGtttcatttttggaatatttGTTCAAGATTGAGTATACAAGGGCTGTATTACCGTTAAGCGGAGGGGACGCAAGACCCAAGAGTGTGAGTCAAGCCAACAGACCTCAAAGGCAAAATCTTTATGCATTAGTGAGCCGattccaaagaattttaGCTAATGTGGGAAATACTTCAGCTTACTTGGGGTCACAATTTTTCCCAGCTTTTATATTTATGCTCAGAGTCTATCAATGGTGGACTACACAGGATCTTGGCGCTAAGTTACAGAGAAAATTAAACGATATCGATAAAGATATTCCTAGGACTAATAATAAAACTGATGGTAAAGGTAAAAGTACAGGTACAGACTGCCCAATATGTCATCAAAGGATCCAAAACGCCTGCGTTTTGGAGACAGGTTATGCTGCATGTTATCCCTGTGCCTTAGATCATTTGACTAATAACGAGGGGAAATGTCCAGTAACGGGTAAAAAACTGTTGGGTTGTACTTATGATAAGGAGTTGCAAAAATGGAAGGTGGTGACTGGTGTAAGGAAACTTCTTATCTAA
- the FBA1 gene encoding fructose-bisphosphate aldolase FBA1 (highly similar to uniprot|P14540 Saccharomyces cerevisiae YKL060C FBA1 Fructose 1 6-bisphosphate aldolase required for glycolysis and gluconeogenesis), whose translation MGVESILKRKAGVIVGDDVRHLFDYAKEHKFAIPAINVTSSSTVVSSLEAARDNKSPIILQTSNGGAAYFAGKGVSNEGQNASIKGAVAAAQYIRSIAPAYGIPVVLHSDHCAKKLLPWFDGMLEADEAYFKEHGEPLFSSHMLDLSEETDNENIETCAKYFKRMAAMGQWLEMEIGITGGEEDGVNNEHVDKESLYTQPPTVYAVHEALSKISPNFSIAAAFGNVHGVYKPGNVVLSPQILGDHQKYAAEKDGKAAGSKPLYLVFHGGSGSSDKEFQTGIDNGVVKVNLDTDCQYAYLTGIRDYVLKNKDYLMSTVGNPEGPDKPNKKFFDPRVWVREGEKTMSARITTALKVFRAVNSV comes from the coding sequence ATGGGTGTTGAATCTATCCTAAAGAGAAAGGCCGGTGTTATCGTCGGTGATGACGTTCGTCACTTGTTTGACTACGCTAAGGAGCACAAGTTTGCCATCCCAGCTATCAACGTGACTTCCTCTTCTACTGTCGTTTCCTCTTTGGAAGCTGCTAGAGACAACAAGTCCCCAATCATTTTGCAAACCTCCAACGGTGGTGCTGCTTACTTCGCTGGTAAGGGTGTCTCTAACGAAGGCCAAAACGCTTCCATCAAGGGTGCTGTCGCTGCTGCTCAATACATCAGATCTATCGCTCCAGCTTACGGTATCCCAGTTGTTTTGCACTCTGACCACTGTGCTAAGAAGTTGTTGCCATGGTTCGATGGTATGTTGGAAGCTGACGAAGCTTACTTCAAGGAACACGGTGAACCATTGTTCTCCTCTCACATGTTGGACTTGTCTGAAGAAACCGACAACGAAAACATTGAAACCTGTGCCAAGTACTTCAAGAGAATGGCCGCTATGGGTCAATGGTTAGAAATGGAAATCGGTATCACcggtggtgaagaagatggtgtCAACAACGAACACGTTGACAAGGAATCTTTGTACACTCAACCACCAACTGTGTACGCCGTCCACGAAGCTCTATCCAAGATCTCTCCAAACTTCTCCATCGCTGCCGCTTTCGGTAACGTCCACGGTGTCTACAAGCCAGGTAACGTTGTGTTGTCCCCACAAATCTTGGGTGACCACCAAAAGTACGCTGCTGAAAAGGACGGTAAGGCCGCTGGCTCCAAGCCATTGTACTTGGTTTTCCACGGTGGTTCCGGTTCCTCTGACAAGGAGTTCCAAACTGGTATCGACAACGGTGTCGTCAAGGTCAACTTGGACACTGACTGTCAATACGCTTACTTGACCGGTATCAGAGACTACGTCTTGAAGAACAAGGACTACTTGATGAGCACTGTCGGTAACCCAGAAGGCCCAGACAAGCcaaacaagaaattcttcgACCCAAGAGTCTGGGTTagagaaggtgaaaagacCATGTCTGCTAGAATTACCACTGCTCTAAAGGTCTTCCGTGCCGTTAACTCTGTGTAA
- a CDS encoding putative methyltransferase (similar to uniprot|Q04371 Saccharomyces cerevisiae YMR027W High level expression reduced Ty3 Transposition), protein MIAERFRTSDKNTFGEYTAHSRWPILVQNAVDDIGEELKNHSGESKKQGEIIEAQLKELLEEVKNNSKLRPFTQQETAIAGVPASFNEHLTDTRNEGVTWFDAEWLFAEIYMYRRINVLFRSQPLWAKFDIFDRVKQATFHSSFHGVVELALRYKTLSAQLRQNGGDSEALQILFKEFIDISLWGNATDLSLLTNATLEDIKSIQGAQARKNAESKIIVDDTTKAWQVLQKSGPDARVDFVLDNSGFELYADLVLAAFLINSKLAKQCVFHGKDIPYMVSDALYKDLLALLDNMKDTKFFPAEDSASREALNGFAQDIEKFLANGQLQFRANPFWTTELDYWNIDPSETKYGGAEVHKDLSESDLVIFKGDLNYRKLTGDRKWPRTTAWSEAIGPLANNGITLLSLRTCKADVQVGLSQGLDEKLSQEWEKDHPGKGSWWTSSGKWAVISFNSSSH, encoded by the coding sequence ATGATAGCGGAAAGATTCAGAACCAGCGATAAGAACACCTTCGGTGAGTATACTGCCCACAGTCGTTGGCCCATCCTTGTCCAGAATGCTGTAGATGACATTGGTGAAGAGTTGAAGAATCACAGCGGGGAGTCTAAGAAGCAAGGTGAGATCATCGAAGCTCAATTGAAGGAACTGCTCGAGGAAGTCAAGAACAATTCAAAATTAAGACCTTTCACACAGCAAGAGACTGCAATTGCCGGCGTGCCCGCTAGTTTTAACGAACATTTAACCGACACGCGCAATGAGGGAGTTACGTGGTTTGATGCCGAATGGTTATTTGCCGAAATTTACATGTACCGTCGTATCAATGTTTTATTCAGGTCTCAACCACTGTGGGCTAAATTCGATATCTTCGACAGGGTTAAGCAGGCGACATTCCATTCGTCATTCCACGGTGTCGTAGAACTGGCACTGCGTTATAAAACGCTAAGTGCTCAATTACGTCAGAATGGCGGGGACAGCGAAGCGCTACAAATTCTGTTCAAGGAATTTATCGACATTTCCCTTTGGGGTAATGCGACTGATCTTTCGCTTTTGACCAATGCCACTTTAGAAGACATCAAATCTATCCAAGGTGCACAGGCCAGGAAAAATGCCGAATCCAAGATCATCGTTGATGACACCACCAAGGCATGGCAAGTTTTGCAGAAGAGCGGACCGGATGCGCGTGTAGATTTCGTTCTCGACAATTCAGGATTTGAACTGTATGCAGATCTGGTGCTTGCCGcatttttgatcaattccaaattggcCAAGCAATGCGTTTTCCACGGTAAGGATATTCCATATATGGTCAGTGATGCTCTCTACAAAGATCTGCTCGCGCTTCTAGACAATATGAAAGATACCAAGTTTTTCCCCGCAGAGGATAGCGCATCTAGAGAAGCCCTCAACGGGTTCGCTCAAgacattgaaaaatttcttgcCAATGGCCAATTGCAATTCCGTGCAAATCCATTTTGGACCACGGAACTAGATTACTGGAACATCGATCCCTCAGAAACCAAATACGGTGGTGCTGAAGTCCACAAGGATTTATCGGAGTCTGATTTGGTGATCTTCAAAGGTGACTTGAATTACAGAAAATTGACAGGTGACAGAAAATGGCCTCGCACTACAGCATGGTCAGAGGCAATTGGTCCCTTGGCCAATAACGGTATTACTCTGTTGAGTTTGAGAACTTGCAAGGCGGACGTCCAAGTCGGGTTATCACAAGGTCTTGACGAAAAATTATCGCAAGAATGGGAGAAAGACCACCCAGGCAAAGGCTCATGGTGGACCAGCAGTGGTAAGTGGGCAGTCAtatctttcaattcctcttcTCATTAA